In Papaver somniferum cultivar HN1 chromosome 1, ASM357369v1, whole genome shotgun sequence, a genomic segment contains:
- the LOC113288293 gene encoding uncharacterized protein LOC113288293, with translation MAVQSVNYQYLWMAHWMGKSCNSVLQIYNEDGAGTGVGQASVTSMNTGCESNSRSEWYLFPLSSYNQNIDSFSTVREEYVTNSHTSRDTSSHGTVTLGTNTTDFPSSLCELASKTLEFLSEDDVSLLESIKDGPVQRQKSVGSTERESLPSSMPCLHILPGTTSSVVPYKHKARGTPAVSFMFQNKVTEEPFCRVASKDIPTHTNLTPFENETCNSCSSLTSWMCDGVKYNHLKVKNPRSSCSRQKVGALQTDDPAASKLNSLCCVDEQGREVNSSSGAGFSPSCNNPERATELEEDINPGSYLLQKMPVCCVHDEETLKICSIRNFAENVPEFPRRISQMTPHLCLTNSFGVSFSKGDQIIRESKLSTEGNATKALYELFSLSSPGRGKQGPKLQYIGHTSSSEGKKDTVDDCATRNSSHGIASFPPIKDLSVHKNLITACATFGSSREVGSRKTEIVIPNICEDTPAIMTTRGLTGKRSTWGTDSLEVENHSSHVQPPMDVNPGGELCVPEAQPNSRLVKRLKLNTRDSLAQGTRTFRTEPASSGRKVDNFFTKIMRYNITSKDLVKDQHNYRSLVLFKNLDFSSMDSVKEHEELTLSHPWIQRWRHSQPETPPMKPAARVICEPQIPKPKLKKQLPSFAAMALMGKASNRFRPCEFRKRGSVTVWNTGF, from the exons ATGGCTGTGCAAAGCGTCAATTATCAATATTTGTGGATGGCCCATTGGATGGGAAAGAGCTGTAATTCAGTATTGCAGATATATAATGAAGATGGAGCTGGTACCGGCGTTGGACAAGCAAGTGTCACGTCGATGAACACGGGATGTGAAAGTAATTCGAGATCTGAATGGTATCTCTTTCCATTATCCAGCTACAACCAAAATATAGATAGTTTCTCGACTGTAAGAGAAGAATATGTAACCAACTCTCACACTAGTCGTGACACTAGTAGTCATGGTACTGTCACTTTAGGTACAAACACAACTGATTTTCCTTCCAGTCTGTGTGAATTAGCTTCTAAGACATTAGAGTTTTTATCAGAAGATGATGTTTCTTTGCTGGAAAGTATAAAAGATGGTCCTGTGCAGCGTCAAAAATCCGTTGGATCCACTGAAAGGGAAAGCTTGCcttcttcaatgccttgtctgCACATTCTTCCAGGGACGACTTCTAGTGTTGTGCCATATAAACACAAAGCTCGTGGAACCCCAGCAGTATCCTTCATGTTCCAAAACAAAGTAACCGAGGAGCCATTCTGCCGGGTAGCATCCAAAGATATACCCACACATACCAATTTAACTCCATTTGAGAACGAAACTTGCAACTCCTGCAGCTCTCTTACATCTTGGATGTGTGATGGGGTAAAGTATAACCATCTAAAAGTTAAGAATCCGAGGAGTTCATGCTCCAGACAGAAGGTTGGAGCGCTCCAAACAGATGATCCTGCAGCAAGCAAGTTGAACTCTCTGTGTTGTGTTGATGAACAAGGCAGGGAAGTGAATAGTTCTTCTGGTGCTGGATTTTCACCTAGCTGCAACAATCCTGAACGAGCAACAGAGCTGGAAGAAGACATCAATCCTGGGAGTTACTTGTTACAGAAAATGCCGGTTTGTTGTGTTCATGATGAGGAAACATTGAAAATATGTTCCATTAGGAATTTTGCGGAAAATGTACCTGAATTTCCTCGGAGGATTTCTCAGATGACCCCCCATTTGTGTCTCACCAATAGTTTTGGTGTTAGCTTCTCTAAGGGAGACCAGATTATCAGAGAATCAAAATTATCCACGGAGGGAAATGCGACAAAGgctttgtatgaattgtttagcTTGTCTTCTCCTGGTCGTGGTAAGCAAGGACCAAAGCTTCAATATATTGGGCATACCTCCAGTAGTGAAGGAAAGAAAGACACAGTTGATGATTGTGCCACGAGAAATTCTTCTCATG GCATAGCTTCATTTCCACCAATTAAG GATCTTTCTGTGCACAAAAATTTAATAACGGCTTGCGCAACTTTCGGTTCGTCTAGAGAAGTTGGAAGCAGAAAGACAGAAATAGTAATACCCAACATTTGTGAAGACACTCCAGCCATAATGACCACAAGGGGTTTAACAGGCAAGAGGAGCACCTGGGGAACTGACAGTTTAGAAGTTGAAAATCATTCTTCTCATGTTCAGCCGCCTATGGATGTAAACCCCGGCGGGGAGCTATGTGTACCTGAAGCCCAACCAAACAGTAGATTGGTTAAGCGTCTTAAGTTAAACACACGTGATTCCCTTGCTCAAGGAACTAGAACTTTTAGGACTGAACCTGCATCATCTGGAAGAAAAGTAGATAACTTCTTCACCAAaattatgagatacaacataaCTAGTAAAGATCTCGTTAAGGACCAACATAACTATAGGAGTCTGGTGTTATTTAAAAATTTGGATTTCTCTTCCATGGATTCAGTGAAGGAACACGAAGAACTAACCTTATCACACCCTTGGATTCAACGATGGCGTCACAGTCAACCAGAAACTCCACCAATGAAGCCAGCAGCTCGAGTGATCTGTGAGCCACAAATTCCAAAGCCAAAGTTGAAGAAGCAGCTTCCAAGCTTTGCAGCTATGGCATTGATGGGAAAGGCTTCAAATCGCTTCCGGCCATGTGAGTTCAGGAAAAGAGGGTCTGTCACAGTTTGGAATACGGGTTT